The Candidatus Mycolicibacterium alkanivorans genome contains a region encoding:
- a CDS encoding helix-turn-helix domain-containing protein encodes MRATTLLNRVLDLPKTTVRDVEFGDKVTVWVRPQQRVMSCPHCDFRTRHRYDTRMVDSAWRHLDLSGRVCVLKLRRRRLRCPEHGVLAESVPFARPGSGFTRDFEDLAVWLAGKCDKKTVSRFCRVTWRTVGAMCARSGRETGPRPAGRAGRHRRR; translated from the coding sequence GTGCGCGCGACCACTTTACTCAACCGTGTCCTCGACCTGCCGAAGACCACGGTCCGCGACGTCGAGTTCGGCGACAAGGTGACGGTGTGGGTGCGCCCGCAACAGCGGGTGATGTCCTGTCCGCATTGCGACTTCCGTACCCGGCACCGCTACGACACACGGATGGTGGATTCGGCGTGGCGGCACCTGGACCTAAGTGGGCGGGTATGTGTGCTCAAACTGCGGCGACGTCGGTTGCGCTGCCCCGAGCACGGTGTCTTGGCCGAGTCAGTGCCGTTCGCGCGGCCGGGATCGGGGTTCACCCGCGACTTCGAGGACCTTGCGGTCTGGCTGGCCGGCAAGTGTGACAAGAAGACGGTGTCGAGGTTCTGCCGCGTCACGTGGCGCACCGTCGGGGCGATGTGCGCGCGTAGTGGCCGAGAAACTGGACCCCGACCGGCTGGCCGGGCTGGTCGACATCGGCGTCGATGA
- a CDS encoding DUF4185 domain-containing protein, which produces MAIARWDEVRTGLLGERMIRFLERYPKADEIYITSAMDGDHGEVSHHYGWWYKGSRTVAIDIGAGGFPAGSAKMRDIARWLYDNFADYTVELIHTTPFQDDNGFYVKNQKRYPGGAVYGEATKSEHRNHVHWGTSAALMTAMEQGAGPSPLQRLAIPCTKPVWGWDASDYDWSDNRGPMDLVAAQRDGISFFIHKTTEGGDWQAVNFQTALERARAAGIPVLGAYHFLWPGNIEGQVDFWLDYVERRTPWWKDVPWIWQIDAEGSKDTPPPSADEVARAVAAVRDRLARRGNFGYVIAYAPFSKYGNGLPPGFDIWNANYNGSGDPRPFRQQYEGVTDTAPGWNVMSGRKPRILQFTEDGHVGLQSRCDVNKFDGTLHDLIRLCGRDPELIGVPPLREMVRERIAFPIDRILVPGRRSLDTTTTEGIDMSLDASEQGELLQLLRDLGPLTQRLEELLARSSEDGGGGIGTRSLDGGQPAPSAGPGRSDYWNLGHFGEFGITRSLDQPQWIDPQTIHNQRGRYVTGRRTPLPTARDLPRTRGIDVGPGALRAFEPIDPGRPVDHAMKIGDVTGPGLTDRFGMAATDLGVLTQTPSGRILAVFGDTFRDPWVPSDDWRATVGLISDTKNLDGGIVWTEAAGPNPNNARQLWDYPHIPTPIPGEFSTVLPSDVMTIGNTIYLHTSAHFPFGYVGFTEIWKSVDDGRTWQRHGPRWEDPFLHGGLAQLWTWDRGDDGFVYIMSTGFRRERDQPIILRRVPADRIDDPGAYQGWGWGPDEFGQFGWAWGHEPTPVLDGGYGELCLRRIDGQWVLVAFNARDYRLDVKVFPDFENSDLNTWPTTSPIVGGDWGQERGDSVAQLYGPSIIPGSRPGSGFHIFLSQWRNPGSWPYHVMQFKIPMPGAGGPRDLEPTGGTAPRKAPTKTAPRKTPLVKKVPAKKVPAKKEPAKKAPVRKAPAERSPRRATGDS; this is translated from the coding sequence ATGGCTATTGCGCGGTGGGACGAAGTCAGGACGGGTCTGCTCGGCGAGCGGATGATCAGATTCCTGGAGCGTTATCCGAAGGCCGACGAGATATACATCACCAGCGCCATGGACGGGGACCACGGCGAAGTTTCGCACCATTACGGATGGTGGTACAAGGGATCGCGGACGGTGGCGATCGACATCGGCGCCGGTGGCTTTCCCGCAGGTTCGGCGAAGATGCGCGATATCGCCCGCTGGCTGTACGACAATTTCGCCGACTACACCGTCGAGCTCATTCACACGACGCCCTTTCAAGACGACAACGGGTTCTACGTCAAGAACCAAAAACGCTATCCGGGCGGTGCCGTTTACGGCGAAGCCACCAAGAGTGAACACCGCAACCACGTGCATTGGGGCACCTCTGCCGCCCTGATGACGGCCATGGAGCAGGGGGCGGGCCCGTCGCCACTGCAGCGACTTGCGATACCGTGTACCAAACCGGTATGGGGTTGGGACGCTTCGGATTACGACTGGTCCGATAACCGCGGTCCGATGGATTTGGTAGCTGCGCAGCGTGACGGGATCTCGTTCTTCATCCACAAGACGACCGAGGGCGGAGACTGGCAGGCCGTGAACTTCCAGACCGCGCTCGAGCGTGCGCGGGCGGCTGGAATTCCGGTGTTGGGCGCCTACCACTTCCTGTGGCCCGGCAACATCGAGGGCCAAGTGGATTTCTGGCTGGACTACGTCGAGCGGCGCACACCGTGGTGGAAGGACGTCCCATGGATCTGGCAGATCGACGCCGAGGGATCCAAGGATACTCCGCCGCCCAGCGCAGATGAGGTCGCGCGGGCCGTGGCTGCGGTGCGGGATCGCCTGGCCAGGCGGGGCAACTTCGGATACGTCATCGCCTACGCGCCATTCTCCAAGTACGGCAACGGCTTGCCGCCCGGCTTCGACATCTGGAACGCCAACTACAACGGGTCGGGAGACCCCCGGCCCTTCCGGCAGCAGTACGAGGGCGTGACGGATACCGCGCCCGGCTGGAACGTGATGTCGGGTCGCAAACCGCGGATTCTTCAGTTCACCGAAGACGGCCACGTGGGCTTGCAGTCGAGGTGCGACGTCAACAAGTTCGACGGCACCCTTCACGATCTCATCCGACTCTGCGGCCGCGATCCGGAACTCATCGGAGTTCCACCGCTCCGGGAGATGGTCCGCGAACGTATTGCATTCCCCATCGACCGCATCCTCGTTCCGGGTCGGCGGTCCCTCGATACCACAACCACAGAAGGAATCGACATGTCGCTCGACGCTTCAGAACAAGGGGAACTGCTCCAGCTTCTTCGCGATCTCGGGCCGCTGACCCAGCGCCTCGAAGAACTGCTCGCTCGTAGTAGCGAGGACGGCGGCGGTGGCATCGGCACCAGATCCTTGGACGGCGGGCAACCGGCGCCGAGCGCCGGCCCAGGAAGGAGCGACTACTGGAATCTGGGCCATTTCGGAGAATTCGGCATCACCCGAAGCCTCGACCAGCCCCAGTGGATCGACCCGCAAACCATCCACAACCAGCGCGGCAGGTATGTCACTGGGCGACGTACCCCGTTACCGACGGCAAGGGATCTCCCCCGAACACGCGGGATCGACGTCGGTCCCGGGGCCTTGCGTGCCTTCGAGCCGATCGACCCGGGGCGGCCCGTAGATCACGCCATGAAGATCGGCGACGTGACGGGTCCGGGGCTGACCGACCGCTTCGGGATGGCCGCAACCGATCTCGGCGTCCTGACCCAGACGCCGTCGGGCCGGATCCTGGCGGTCTTCGGGGACACCTTCCGCGATCCGTGGGTGCCCAGTGACGACTGGCGTGCCACCGTCGGCCTGATTTCGGACACCAAGAATCTCGACGGGGGCATCGTCTGGACCGAGGCCGCCGGCCCAAATCCAAACAACGCGAGGCAGCTGTGGGATTACCCGCACATCCCAACTCCTATTCCTGGGGAGTTTTCGACCGTCCTGCCGTCGGACGTGATGACCATCGGCAACACGATCTACCTGCACACCAGCGCGCACTTCCCGTTCGGCTATGTCGGATTCACCGAGATTTGGAAGTCGGTGGACGACGGTCGGACATGGCAAAGACACGGCCCTCGATGGGAAGACCCATTCCTGCATGGCGGGCTGGCTCAGTTGTGGACGTGGGATCGCGGCGACGACGGGTTCGTGTACATCATGTCGACCGGCTTCCGCAGGGAACGGGATCAGCCGATCATTCTGCGGCGCGTGCCCGCCGACCGGATCGACGACCCAGGGGCGTATCAGGGATGGGGGTGGGGTCCGGATGAGTTCGGTCAGTTTGGATGGGCATGGGGCCATGAGCCCACGCCCGTGCTGGACGGCGGATACGGCGAGTTGTGCCTGCGCCGCATCGACGGTCAATGGGTGTTGGTGGCGTTCAACGCCCGCGACTACCGACTCGACGTGAAAGTCTTCCCCGACTTCGAGAACAGCGATCTCAACACTTGGCCGACGACCAGCCCTATCGTGGGTGGCGACTGGGGCCAGGAACGCGGCGATTCCGTGGCGCAGTTGTACGGCCCATCGATCATCCCTGGATCGCGACCCGGTAGCGGTTTCCACATCTTCCTGAGCCAATGGCGTAACCCGGGATCGTGGCCCTACCACGTCATGCAATTCAAGATCCCGATGCCAGGCGCCGGAGGGCCGCGGGATCTGGAGCCGACGGGCGGGACCGCACCGCGGAAGGCTCCGACGAAGACCGCGCCACGGAAGACCCCGCTCGTGAAGAAGGTTCCGGCCAAGAAGGTTCCTGCGAAAAAGGAGCCAGCGAAGAAGGCGCCAGTACGGAAAGCTCCTGCCGAGAGGTCGCCGCGAAGGGCGACCGGCGATTCTTAA
- a CDS encoding S1 family peptidase: MSAEQSTPSIFDDKTFKQNHRCFDPTDTRIIGGVPTTEFPECVAVGGLDRYCCTGTLIAQQAVLTAGHCAAHGCRERIFIGNNVEQQGTEIRVQDAIMQPDYVPNSRVQPFDDIAVLILVEPVQTVEPVQICSLDAIAAARSVRLVGFGNTDPGSTTGYGIKRMVDVGVASENAGFGARFETEFVAGAPNLDHDTCNGDSGGPAYVLVDGRFELAGATSRGTRGAQRNCGDGGVYTRVPAYRNWLVATVGPLG, encoded by the coding sequence ATGAGTGCAGAGCAGTCGACACCGAGCATCTTCGACGACAAGACCTTCAAGCAGAATCACCGTTGCTTCGACCCAACCGATACCCGGATCATCGGTGGCGTCCCCACCACTGAGTTTCCCGAGTGTGTCGCCGTCGGCGGGCTAGATCGATATTGCTGCACCGGCACGCTCATCGCGCAGCAGGCGGTACTTACAGCCGGGCATTGCGCGGCCCACGGGTGCCGTGAGCGGATCTTCATCGGCAACAATGTGGAGCAGCAAGGGACCGAGATCCGCGTACAGGACGCCATCATGCAGCCGGACTATGTTCCGAACTCGAGGGTGCAGCCGTTCGACGACATCGCCGTGCTCATTCTGGTCGAGCCGGTCCAGACAGTCGAGCCCGTGCAGATCTGTTCGTTGGATGCGATCGCCGCGGCGCGCTCCGTGAGGCTTGTTGGCTTCGGCAATACCGACCCCGGCTCGACTACCGGCTACGGGATCAAACGGATGGTAGACGTCGGAGTTGCCTCCGAGAATGCGGGTTTCGGCGCGCGCTTTGAGACCGAATTCGTCGCCGGAGCCCCAAATCTCGACCACGACACGTGCAACGGCGACAGTGGCGGGCCCGCGTACGTCCTGGTGGATGGGCGGTTCGAACTCGCGGGCGCCACCTCACGCGGAACTCGGGGAGCCCAGCGGAATTGCGGAGACGGTGGGGTGTACACCCGAGTTCCCGCCTATCGGAACTGGCTCGTGGCCACCGTGGGGCCGCTCGGCTAG